The window CGGTAATCTGGTGCTGAGTCGTTATTACGCGATAGTGGCTAAGGCAAAGCATATCTACGATAACCCCTTGATGGCGCATATTTACAGTGGAAGCTCTGATGATCTTGGCTCGATTGATTTGGCGCTCCAAATGCAGACCTCTGAGCTTAAGTCGATTCTGGGGCGTGCATCGGATTCCTGTTATAACGTGTCTGAACAGGCCAAAATATCTGCCGCCAAGGGTAAACAAATTCAGAGTACCAGTCAGGCTCAATTATCTGAAATAGAACAAGTTGCTACGGCGATGCAGGAGATGACCGCCACATTAGGCGATATGTCTTCCAATTGTGCCGATGCCGCCAGTGCCACGCAAATGGCATCAGCTGAAACCATCAATGGTGATAAAACCGTGTCGAGCACCATTAGCTCGATTCAAGCTATGGCGGAGCAACTGCAACAAACGTCGAAGGTTATTACTGAGTTAGAAGCCCACAGTAAAGATATCGGCACTGTGCTAGATGTCATTCAGAGTATTGCGGGTCAAACGAATCTACTGGCATTAAATGCCGCGATTGAAGCGGCGCGTGCGGGTGAGCAAGGCCGTGGTTTTGCTGTTGTTGCTGACGAGGTTAGGGCATTGGCGCAACGTACCCACGATGCCACCAAGGAAATCCAAAGCATGATTAACCTGTTGCAGCAGGGGACCAATAAAGCTGTGGTCAGCATGCAGCAAGGCGTGGTTGCCGCTTCCCAATGCATTTCAACGGCGGATTTAGCGGGTACGGCATTGCGTACGATTCGTGAGGCCATTTCGACCATTACCGATATGACACACCATATTGCCAGCGCGGTTGAAGAACAATCGAGTGTGGCAAATGAGATGAATCGCAGCGTGGTGAATGTGTCGCAATTTACCCATTCTAGCCATCAACTTGGCAGTGAAATGGTCGGCTTGAACGATGAAGTGACTCGCGAGATGGATTCTCACTCAGTCTTGGTTGATCAATTCTTAAAGCGCAGCTTTAGGGTGTAATCACCTAAAACTTAAGATAAAAAGGCAATAGTCTGACTATTGCCTTTGCTTTTTCTGCTCCCTGACTCAATTTCAATTCTCTAACTTCATTTCTGCTCTTGGCATCAATTCCTGAGCGCTAACTCAATAGCCCTTACTAAAGTCGATTCGATTCTGCAGTGGCTCACCGCTAATGTAGCGGCGATAGTTTTGGCTAAAAATCTCGACGATTTGTGCGGGATGGCTTGGCGCAGAAATATGCGGCGTAATGATGGCATTTTCCCGCTCCCAAATGGGATGGCTATTGGGCAAAGGTTCTTGAGCAAAAACATCGAGAATCGCTTGTTGGGCAGGTTTAGCGATAAGCTGGACATTAAGCGCATCGAGATCGAGTGCATCACCGCGGCCGACGTTAAACAGCACTGCATCATCTTTTAGTCTGCCTAAGGTTTCAGCGTTAAGCAGGTTCTGGGTTGCCGGAGTGCTGGGCAGTAAATTGACCACCACATCGGTTTGCATCAACGTCTGGGCTAAATTGGTCATCGCTTCAATAGCATCAAAACCTTCAACGGTATTACCACTACGATTGATCCCTGTGACATGCATGCCAAAGTGTTTTGCCGTCTGCGCTAGATGCTGGGCAATTGAGCCAGTACCAAGTAAGAGCAATCGCATTCCTTGTAAACTTGTGTGACGTATGGGAGGTTGAACTTGCCACTGTTTTTGCTGTTGCTGCTGGCGATAAAAGCCATGGCCACGGATATGCGCGAGTAAGTAACTGAACACAAACTCACTCATCAACGGGCCGAAAATGCCTTTAATATTGGTGAGTTGATAGTCTTTTCTGCCCCTTGGGCTCATCAGAGCATCTATGCCTGCAAAGCTTGATTGTAACCATTGCAGATTTTTAGCATGGGGTAATAGGGGCGCGGCGAGTTTAGGTTCGGCTAACCAAATATCCGCTTCAATTATGCCCGCTGGATTATCGTCGAGTATCTCTAAATCAGGGAGTTCCTGCGCCTCAATCAAATCGCGATACTGTTGATTTGCCTTCGTTAGCAAGAGTAACTTGTGCCCCATGGCGTCTCCCTTTATGCTTGGTTATTGTTATTTTTCAATGTGCTGTCGCGGCCACGTCGAGGGATTGTGCAGCATCTTTTTAGGTTGAGTCATTATGGATCAGTTAGTCGCCCTTATTGCCCAGTTGGGTAACATGCTTCGCCCTTGGGCTTTTGATATTGCTACCGCTATGGTGGTGTGTCTTATTTTGGTTTTTTCAGCGGATGTCAATCGTATCCTAAGGCGTCATTTGTTGGGGCATTCTTTTGTGCTGCGAACATTTGTTTTTATTATTGTGAATGCCTTTGGCTATGGCCTATTGATCGTGAAAGCCACACCTTGGGTGGCAAGACACATAGTGGCTATGCCATCCCATTGGATGTTTCTGTTAATTGTGGCCATGTTTATTTTTATCGGCTATTGGGCTCAGCGAAATAGCCAAGCTTAATATCGATATCAAGGCTGTCGTTATTCAAAGTAACCACAGTAATCGGCCGTGGCCACTTGATCTAAGGCTTGCATGGCACGGTCGGGATAATTGCTGAACACGCCATCGACGCCCATCTGCTTAAGTGCATGAATATCGTCGCTATGATCGACCGTATAAACATAAACCTTAGCGCCTCTGTTGTGGGCGTCATCCACTAAGGCTTGGCTGATAAAGCTGAGATCTAAGTGCAGCGAGTAAGCATTTAGCTCACTGACAACCGCGGCATTATCAAGTGGAATACTGGCCAGCAGCGGCGCGACTAAAGCCTCGGGCAAAGCTTGTTTAAGTTCGCGCAGATAGGGGTGATTAAAGGAGGAGATCAGTAACTGCTCCTGGGTAAACTCAAGCTGACTCAAGGCCTTTGGATATAAATCGATTAACGGCGTGACGGTATTAATGCCTTTTAATTCAATATTGACTATGCAGCGCCCCGCAATCAGCTCAAGTACCTGCCATAAGGTTGGTATGGGTTCGCCTTTCACATTGATGCTCGCCAGATAATCCTTACTCACTAAATGGATCACGCCAGAGCCCGAGCTTTTATTATCAAGCCTTCGGTCGTGGAACACGACTAACTCACCTTCGACATTATGCACATCGAGCTCGACGGCCTGAGCCCCTAATTCTAACGCCTTAGCCATGGCGGCTAAGGTATTTTCGGCCTGATAACCGCTGGCGCCGCGGTGAGCAAAAATAAGCATGTTCTGCGATCCTATTAGCTTCTAATAATGCCTTGTTGCTCTCGACTTTGACCATTCTTAATATGGATTTCCATCTGCGGATAGGCGAGTTCGAGATTGTTTTCTTTGAGTTTTTTAGTCACTCGTTTATGTAAATCATGGCGCAGTGGCCAACGTGCCGACATATCTTTCGCATAGGCGCGCACTTCATAATCTTGGGTGTGTTTACCAAAGCCTGCAAACCAGACTTCAGGTTCTGGGCTGGCAAGTGCATCTTCACACTCTTGCACCGCTTGGTACAGGGTCGCTTCAACTTTGGCAGGGTCTGAATCCCGCGCCACCGACACATAAACAATGACCCGCGTAATAGGATCTGACAAAGACCAGTTGATCAACTGCTCTGTGATAAAGGCCTTGTTCGGGATGATGATTTCTTTTCTATCCCTGACCCGTCCTAAATAGCGTTGACACTTTTCAAACTCATTTTGGAGAGTGTAATGACTTCAACAATTAAACGAACTCAACGTGATTATTCCCTCGCTTTTAAATTGGCCGTTGTCGACCAAGTGGAAAAAGGCGAGCTGACTTATAAGCAGGCCCAAGACAAGTACGGTATTCAAGGTTGTTCCACCGTGTTAGTTTGGCTTCGCAAACATGGAAAACTGGATTGGTCCCAAGGAACACCATCTACATCAATGCGAGGACATTTAATGACTGAGCCCACCACACTCACTCCCGAGCAAAAGATAAAAGCACTCGAAGCCGAACTTGAAGATACCCGCATGAAAGCCGCGTTCTTCGAAGCCATTGTCGAAAAACTTAGAACTGACTACGGGATTTCTGTCGTAAAAAAGCCACGAGCGAAACGCTCCAGGAAAAAACGGCCATAGGTTATCGCGTCACCCAATGCTGTCGCTACCTCGGGATTAGCCGTCAGGCGTATTATCAGCAATGTCAGCGGCAAAAAGTATCAGAGCAGAGGGAGCAACACGTGTTGCAAACGGTGCAATATGAACGGTTATTTCAACCACGAATAGGTACACGCAAGTTGCAGTATTTACTGAATAAATCACATCAAATAGTGATTGGGCGAGACCGGTTATTTAGCAGCCTCAGAGCGCATCGTTTGTTGGTCGCACCTAAACGGGCGTACCACAAAACGACTCACAGTCATCATCGATTTAGGTGTCATCCCAACTTGCTTAAGCCCAGTGAGCAACAAGTGGACATCACTCGCTCAGAGCAAGTCTGGGTGGCTGATATTACCTATCTGCCACTGCAAAATAATGAAGCCTACTTAAGCCTGGTGACCGATGCCTGGTCACGAAAAATCGTGGGCTATCATGTTGATGATAATCTCAAAACAGATGGTGTGCTAACAGCGTACAAACAGGCACTGAGGCAGCGGCAAGACAAAGATAAACCGCTGATACACCACTCAGATCGAGGAATACAATACTGCTCAAACGCTTATCAAGCGGTTCACACACATCATGGTGTGACATGCTCAATGACAGACGGATATGACTGCTATCAAAATGCATTAGCAGAACGCGTAAATGGCATATTGAAGCAGGAGTTTTTAACACATAAGCCAGCAACGCTGCAGGAGGCGCGACAGATGGTGGCAGAAGCGGTCGCCATATATAATCAACGACGGCCACATTTGGCCTTAAAATATAAAACGCCCGATGAGGTTCATCAGGCGTTTTAGGTAGAAATAAGTGTCAACTTATTTCAGGACGAGACACCCAATCGATAATCGTTGTCGCCCGAATTTGAATTTTACTCACGGTTCCCGTTAAATCGCGAATCGTCACTGTGTCGCCAATCCGCACTGGCTTTTCAAACAAAATGATCAAACCCGAAATAAAGTTGGCGAAAATCTCTTGTAAACCAAAACCTAAACCGAGCGACAGTGCGGCAATCAGCCATTGCAACTTAGACCATTCCATCCCGAGATTAGAGAAGCCGATTAATAGTCCGAGGAAAACCACTAGATAACGACTGACGGTTGTGATCGCAAACCCTGTGCCGGGGGAGAGATCGAGCCTTTGCAGGATCATTAGCTCAAGTAGGCCGGGGAGATTGGTAGCAATCATCAGCGAGAAACCGACCACTATCAGCCCAAACATCAAGGACTTCATGGTAATGGGCAACTGTTGTTCTAGGCCATTAACGCTGGTATTGGTCGTCCACAGCGTAATGCCATCGAGGAAAGAAAACAGCGCCGTGTGGGTTTGAGTCCACAGACCAATCAAGCTGGCTAAAAAGGCCAATAACAACAGCGAACGCACTAGGCCGAGGGATTGGCTCGAAATGGTTTCCAGATCGACCACGGGTTCTTCGTAGGTATCGAGTCCATCGGCGGAGAGATGATGGGTTTCACCTTTTTCCCTTTGTGCTAAGCGTTCGGCACGTTTTGCCTTAGCGCGATCGAAGGCGATACGACGACGTTCAATCAACATCCAGCGTTTGATCAGTTGGTATAACAGCAAGAAACCGAGACCAAGTACGATCGACAATTGCAGTTGTAACAGCATTTGGAAAGCGGTGAAGTAGTAACCCCTAAAGGCTAATCCGGCACTCAACAAAGGTACAGAAATCAGCAAGGTCCAGAGGATCTTCTGAATGAGTTTTTTGTTTTTACCGTCTTTCTTGGCATCCGAGTTTTTACGGCTAAGAATTAAGATGTCTTTGTATAACAAGAATAAAACGATACAGAAAACAATAAAGGCACCACGGCCTATGCTGTTGCGCACCAGTGAGGTGTCGAGCACTTCGGTAAAGCCCATCAAGCCCAATAATGGACTGGCGACCAGCACAAAGTGTCTGAGTCGTGATTGTCCGGCTTGAATGAGTTTCGAGGGACGTTTGAAATGGCCCACAAGTACGCCTTTGTCGAGCGTCAGAATAAAGATGAAGCGATACAAGAGGTAAACTAAACCAATCGCCAGTATGCCCATGCCCACTGCTTGCACAAAGTTGCGATCGGATTGATAAAAAATCAATCCCGCCATGATCACTGGGAAGGGTTTTATCAAGGCATAACTGACACTGCAGGCGAGTGCCTTGAGGGTGTAAATGAATTTATCTTGGGTCACATTGCCCACATAAGTGGTGTAATGATTTAGCAAGCGATTGAATTTAGGCGTGATTAAGTCCTGTACGACTAAACACAATACCAGCAATATGATCCACCAAGACCAATAATCGTTTTGCTCTTCCCACGCTTTACCCAGCTCATCCCACTGCGCTTGCTGCACTAGCCAAACCGCGCTGCGTTCAAGGTCGGTTAACCATAACTTACTGATACTGGCAGCATTAGGCACCCAGAATAAATGCTCGTTTAGGGTGTTTTTAAGGGTGAGATGTTGCTGACTCAGTTGTTGATAGTTGACCTTCAACTTGCCTAATTCACTCAAGTATTGGTCATAGCTTTGCATCAACTGCGAGATCAAACTTTGCTGGGAGTGCAGTAGCTTAATCTGCTGCTCATTGTATAAGCCGGGCTGTTCTAACTCTTGATCATTGAGGGCTTGTTGCTGCTCTAAATGGTATCTGTCTAAGCGCGCATCGGCGATCAGGGTTTGCAGTTTTTCGTGGTTTGGCGGCTTAGGTAGCGATTGCAACATCTGCAAAAAGCGCTCACCAAAGGCGGAGTTCATTTTGACCCAAGTGATCTGTTCTTGGATGTTCGCCAACTGTTTGGCTTGGGATTGATATTGAGTTTCCGACTGCTCTTGTTGCTCGACCACATTGTTGATCTGCAAGGTTAAGGTTTGCAGTTTTTGGCCATAAATCTGGTTAGTGTCGGCAATGTTGCGGGTAATAGGATCGACGACTTTGCCCGTGTTGACTAAGTTTTTGGCTAAAGTGGCATCGGTTTGTTGCTGACGTTGTTTATTGATCGCCTTGTTGATGGTTTCAATCAAGGCTTCTTGCTGCACCAGTTGTTGCCGTACTAGCTGTAATTGTAATTGCGTCAGTTCAATGCGTTTTTGGCTGCTGGCGAGTTCAGCCTCATTGGTCGCAAGGCTTTGTTCAAAGAAGAGTCGTTGAGTTTGTTGTAACTCACCCGTTGGGGTATCAAGTGGGGCGAGTTCAGCCTTTTTGTTTTGGGCGACACTCTGCCTCGCGCTGGCGATCACAGTAGGTAAGTCGTTGTGGCGCTGTAATAAATCGTTTACTTGTCGGCCAAGGGTAGATTCGCTTTCTTTAAGCTCAGACAAACGAATATAGGCCATAGAAGCTTGCTGGCTGAGGTCTGTGCCTTTTTCCAGTGATAGAGGTTTATAGGCTTCTTTCAGCGCTTGGTTGGTGCGCTTCTTGTGTTGTTCAAAATCGATCTGCGCCTGTTGGAAACTGGTCGCACTGGCGGCGAGCTTCTCTATGTTAATTTTTAGGTCGTTAATTTGTTCATCAATGCTGAGATTTTGTTGCTGATCTTGCTTGTTCATGCCAAGACGTTTGTCCAACTGCAAAGGCGAATTGGCTAGGACGGAAAATGAGAAAAAAGCAATAACGAACAATAAAATACGTGGCATATGGGCTAAAGACATTTAGGGGCGAAAGACGCTCCATATTAGCCAAATTGCGTTGAGATTGGTATGTTTCAGGCGTTCTTTTTTCGCCGCTGTGACTGGTGCGATTGATGGGTTTCGAAGATGGCGGTCGCGACTATGATAGTGCCGCCGATTACGGTATTAAGATTGAGCTCTTCACCCAAAATAATCAGCGCTAACATGGCGCCATAGAAGGGCTGTAAGCAAGAGACTAGCCCAACCGTTTTGGCGCTGAGTTGCCTCAGTGCGGAAGTAAATAGTGCGTGGGGCGCGGCGGTAAAGACGACGCCGAGTAAAATAATTAACCCCCACACTTCGAGTGAGATGCTGTTCAGTTCCGTTTGGTGCCACGGCATTAGGAACACGACGGCGACCAAGGTTTGGTAGAACATGGCATGTGGGCCGCTGTACTGGGAAAAGTAGCGTTTGTGCAATAAGTTACGGGCGGTGAACAAGATGGCGGACACTATGCCGATGGCAATGCCCAGCGTAGTGTCGTTACCTAAATTGGCCTCAGGGATGAGTAATATCACCCCTATCAGCACTAACACGCCGCTGATCATATCGAGTAATTTTATTTTACTGCCTGTCAGCAACGGCTCGGCAATCACTGTCATCACCGGATAGGTGAAAAACGCAATCATGCCAATGGCGACCGACGAGAGCTGCATGGCGGCAAAATACGTGACCCAATGCAGGCTTACGATAACCCCAAGCCCGATGGCGACCAGATAATCTTGTTTGCTGGCCAGCGTTAGCCGTTTACGGCTGAGTTTGACCAGCAAACCTAACACAGTGGCTGCGACGATACAGCGTAGGAAGGTGATGTCGAGGGCACTGAGTGGGATTAATTTAGAAAACAAAGCTGTGCCGCCAAATAGCAGCACAGCCAAATGTAATTCAATTAATCCCGAAGGTTTAGCAGAACTCAAGAAGGGTTAATCCGCTTGCTTAACATCTTTCAGGTTAGCGAAGGCTTGTCCCATACGTGTTACTGCTTCGGCTTCGACGCCTTCAGCAAAGGTCGCAATAGCATCTTTAGCAAACAACATCACTACAGTACTGCCTAACTTGAAGCGACCCATTTCTTCGCCCTTGTCTAAGGTGATGGCATCGGGGCCTTGGGTTGGATATTCCCAAGTGAAGACTTGCTTACCTGTCGGCGGCGTGACTGTGCCTGCCCAGACGGTTTCGATACTGGCAACAATCGTTGCTCCAACCAATACCATGGCCAATGGACCTAATTCGGTTTCGAAAATCGCCACCACACGTTCGTTACGGGCAAAGAGACCGGGTACGTTTCTGGCCGTTAACGGATTCACTGAAAACAGTTCACCAGGTACGTAAGTCATTTTTGATAACGTGCCTTTAATCGGCATGTGAATACGGTGATAGTCTTTAGGCGCCAGATAGATAGTCGCAAAATCACCGCCTTCGAAGCGTTTAGCATCTTCAGCTTGATCGCCAAGCAGGGTTAACGATGAATAGTGGTGACCCTTAGCTTGGAAGATGCGGCCGTTTTTAATTGGGCCTAATTGGCTTACTGCACCATCGACGGGATGCACCATGATATCGGCGTCCATATCTAACGGACGAATACCGGGTTTAAGGGCGCGGGTAAAAAAGGCATTAAAGCTTTTATAGGCTTCAGGCTCACTCTGCGCCGCTTCGCTCATATCAATTTTATATTGCTTGATAAACCACTTGATAGCGGCCGTGGTTAACGCGCCCGCTTCTGCGGCGGCCAGTTTACCCACTAAACGAGATAATAAGTGTTTCGGCAGCATGTACTGCAGCGCTATTTTGACTTTATCCAATTTTAATTCCTTTTCTTACTGCTCAATCTTTGCTGAGACTGTTGTTATTTATCAATAAGTCGTTATTCGTCAGTGGCCGCGCGGAAATGGCGGGCATGACGTTGTTCATCTAAGCTGGCGATAATTTTATGGTAATTATGAAAGCGATCTGCGCTGATCTTACCTTGGCTCAGAGCTTCTTGCAGTGCACAGCCGGGATCGTCACCGTGTTTACAATCGCGGAACTTACACGCGCCAAGATACTCGCGAAACTCGATAAAACACCAGCCTACACGTTGCGCAGGAAGATGCCAAAGGGCGAATTCGCGCACGCCTGGGGAGTCGATTAAATCGCCGCCACTAGGCAAGTGCAACAGTTTGGCTGTGGTGGTGGTGTGTTGACCTAAACCTGAGTTATCGGAAACATCACCAATCACCAGTTCGGCATCGGGTAATAGGGCATTGATGATCGATGACTTACCCACACCAGATTGGCCGGCAAATACGCTGACTTTATCTTTGAGTATGTCTTTGATGGTATCGATACCATCACCTAACTTGCTGCTGACCTTATAAACTGGATAACCAATATCTTTATAACGCTGCAGCGCTTCATCGATTGCCTGCGCTTCATCGGGGTTGAGTAAGTCAATTTTATTCAAAATGATGATAGGCGGAATATCGGTATCTTCAGCGGCCACTAAATAACGGTCGATGATCTGGGTGGTAAAGCTGGGTAATACCGAGGACACAATTAAAATTTGGTCGATATTCGAGGCGATGATTTTCACGCCATCGTATAAATCTGGGCGTGTGAGTGATGAGCGACGTGGATGAACGGCTTCAACAATACCTGCGATACCGCTATTGGCTTGGCTCTCAATGGCTAAGCGTACGATCACTTTATCGCCAGTCACTAAACTGGTGACGGCACGGCGAATATTACAGCGCACAATTTGGCCGCTTTCGGTTTCTATGTCGGCATGTTGGCCAAAACGAGAAATCACAGTACCGGGCTGTTCTTGCCCCAATGAACTATCCTGTAACTCTGGCGTATTTTTATTGCCACTATCACGATTGAGTCGCTTCTCGTGATTAGCGCGCATACGGCGTAATTGACCTTGGCTTAGGGGTTTCTTTTTACTCACTGATTCGTCTTCGTCAATTAGGTGATTTTTTGTGTCGGAAAAAAGCAGTATGATACACGCTCTTGAATAAAAAAGCCTGAATTTAGGCTAACTGACATGATAAGGCTGATTTATGACGGCAGATGTAAATAATCTCATTTGGATCGATTTGGAAATGACAGGGTTAGAGCCCGACGTCGACAGGATCATTGAAATTGCCACTTTAGTGACAGATCAAGAACTCAATATTATCGGTCAAGGTCCGGTTATCGCGATTCATCAATCGGATGACGTGCTGGCCGCTATGGATGATTGGAATCAAAAGCACCATGGTGAGTCAGGGTTGATTGACCGCGTTCGTGCTAGCCAAGAAACCGAAGCGCAAGCCGTGGCTAAGACGATTGCCTTCTTAGAACAGTATGTTCCTAAGGGCGCTTCTCCAATGTGTGGTAACAGTATTGGCCAAGATAGACGCTTCTTAAATCGTTATATGCGCGAGCTGGAAGATTATTTCCACTACCGCAATGTGGATGTCAGTACGATTAAGGAGCTAGTGAAGCGTTGGAGCCCAGAAACTATGGCGGGCTTTAAGAAGCAAAACACTCACCAAGC of the Shewanella baltica genome contains:
- the orn gene encoding oligoribonuclease, producing the protein MTADVNNLIWIDLEMTGLEPDVDRIIEIATLVTDQELNIIGQGPVIAIHQSDDVLAAMDDWNQKHHGESGLIDRVRASQETEAQAVAKTIAFLEQYVPKGASPMCGNSIGQDRRFLNRYMRELEDYFHYRNVDVSTIKELVKRWSPETMAGFKKQNTHQALQDIQESIAELQYYRSKVFKI
- a CDS encoding glycerophosphodiester phosphodiesterase encodes the protein MLIFAHRGASGYQAENTLAAMAKALELGAQAVELDVHNVEGELVVFHDRRLDNKSSGSGVIHLVSKDYLASINVKGEPIPTLWQVLELIAGRCIVNIELKGINTVTPLIDLYPKALSQLEFTQEQLLISSFNHPYLRELKQALPEALVAPLLASIPLDNAAVVSELNAYSLHLDLSFISQALVDDAHNRGAKVYVYTVDHSDDIHALKQMGVDGVFSNYPDRAMQALDQVATADYCGYFE
- the asd gene encoding archaetidylserine decarboxylase (Phosphatidylserine decarboxylase is synthesized as a single chain precursor. Generation of the pyruvoyl active site from a Ser is coupled to cleavage of a Gly-Ser bond between the larger (beta) and smaller (alpha chains). It is an integral membrane protein.): MDKVKIALQYMLPKHLLSRLVGKLAAAEAGALTTAAIKWFIKQYKIDMSEAAQSEPEAYKSFNAFFTRALKPGIRPLDMDADIMVHPVDGAVSQLGPIKNGRIFQAKGHHYSSLTLLGDQAEDAKRFEGGDFATIYLAPKDYHRIHMPIKGTLSKMTYVPGELFSVNPLTARNVPGLFARNERVVAIFETELGPLAMVLVGATIVASIETVWAGTVTPPTGKQVFTWEYPTQGPDAITLDKGEEMGRFKLGSTVVMLFAKDAIATFAEGVEAEAVTRMGQAFANLKDVKQAD
- a CDS encoding DMT family transporter, encoding MSSAKPSGLIELHLAVLLFGGTALFSKLIPLSALDITFLRCIVAATVLGLLVKLSRKRLTLASKQDYLVAIGLGVIVSLHWVTYFAAMQLSSVAIGMIAFFTYPVMTVIAEPLLTGSKIKLLDMISGVLVLIGVILLIPEANLGNDTTLGIAIGIVSAILFTARNLLHKRYFSQYSGPHAMFYQTLVAVVFLMPWHQTELNSISLEVWGLIILLGVVFTAAPHALFTSALRQLSAKTVGLVSCLQPFYGAMLALIILGEELNLNTVIGGTIIVATAIFETHQSHQSQRRKKNA
- a CDS encoding DUF3392 domain-containing protein, which encodes MDQLVALIAQLGNMLRPWAFDIATAMVVCLILVFSADVNRILRRHLLGHSFVLRTFVFIIVNAFGYGLLIVKATPWVARHIVAMPSHWMFLLIVAMFIFIGYWAQRNSQA
- a CDS encoding methyl-accepting chemotaxis protein, whose translation is MRTNLPVTQREYDYPADWILLSTTDTQSHITYANQSFCTVAGFELDAMLGKPHNMVRHPDMPPHAFEDMWRCIKKGEPWKGIVKNRCANGDHYWVDAYVSPISVNGKVVEFQSVRTKPTREQVKRAETAYAELNKKGSVSALKRTVSMPAKLLLLALLAMLPMLYLALQIGLMGFIALAISILVLLVGGNLVLSRYYAIVAKAKHIYDNPLMAHIYSGSSDDLGSIDLALQMQTSELKSILGRASDSCYNVSEQAKISAAKGKQIQSTSQAQLSEIEQVATAMQEMTATLGDMSSNCADAASATQMASAETINGDKTVSSTISSIQAMAEQLQQTSKVITELEAHSKDIGTVLDVIQSIAGQTNLLALNAAIEAARAGEQGRGFAVVADEVRALAQRTHDATKEIQSMINLLQQGTNKAVVSMQQGVVAASQCISTADLAGTALRTIREAISTITDMTHHIASAVEEQSSVANEMNRSVVNVSQFTHSSHQLGSEMVGLNDEVTREMDSHSVLVDQFLKRSFRV
- a CDS encoding D-2-hydroxyacid dehydrogenase, which gives rise to MGHKLLLLTKANQQYRDLIEAQELPDLEILDDNPAGIIEADIWLAEPKLAAPLLPHAKNLQWLQSSFAGIDALMSPRGRKDYQLTNIKGIFGPLMSEFVFSYLLAHIRGHGFYRQQQQQKQWQVQPPIRHTSLQGMRLLLLGTGSIAQHLAQTAKHFGMHVTGINRSGNTVEGFDAIEAMTNLAQTLMQTDVVVNLLPSTPATQNLLNAETLGRLKDDAVLFNVGRGDALDLDALNVQLIAKPAQQAILDVFAQEPLPNSHPIWERENAIITPHISAPSHPAQIVEIFSQNYRRYISGEPLQNRIDFSKGY
- a CDS encoding IS3 family transposase (programmed frameshift): MTSTIKRTQRDYSLAFKLAVVDQVEKGELTYKQAQDKYGIQGCSTVLVWLRKHGKLDWSQGTPSTSMRGHLMTEPTTLTPEQKIKALEAELEDTRMKAAFFEAIVEKLRTDYGISVGKKATSETLQEKTAIGYRVTQCCRYLGISRQAYYQQCQRQKVSEQREQHVLQTVQYERLFQPRIGTRKLQYLLNKSHQIVIGRDRLFSSLRAHRLLVAPKRAYHKTTHSHHRFRCHPNLLKPSEQQVDITRSEQVWVADITYLPLQNNEAYLSLVTDAWSRKIVGYHVDDNLKTDGVLTAYKQALRQRQDKDKPLIHHSDRGIQYCSNAYQAVHTHHGVTCSMTDGYDCYQNALAERVNGILKQEFLTHKPATLQEARQMVAEAVAIYNQRRPHLALKYKTPDEVHQAF
- the rsgA gene encoding small ribosomal subunit biogenesis GTPase RsgA, translating into MSKKKPLSQGQLRRMRANHEKRLNRDSGNKNTPELQDSSLGQEQPGTVISRFGQHADIETESGQIVRCNIRRAVTSLVTGDKVIVRLAIESQANSGIAGIVEAVHPRRSSLTRPDLYDGVKIIASNIDQILIVSSVLPSFTTQIIDRYLVAAEDTDIPPIIILNKIDLLNPDEAQAIDEALQRYKDIGYPVYKVSSKLGDGIDTIKDILKDKVSVFAGQSGVGKSSIINALLPDAELVIGDVSDNSGLGQHTTTTAKLLHLPSGGDLIDSPGVREFALWHLPAQRVGWCFIEFREYLGACKFRDCKHGDDPGCALQEALSQGKISADRFHNYHKIIASLDEQRHARHFRAATDE